From the genome of Castor canadensis chromosome 4, mCasCan1.hap1v2, whole genome shotgun sequence, one region includes:
- the LOC109679562 gene encoding histamine H4 receptor-like, producing MISIPLYIPHTLFGWNFGNETCAFWLITDYLLCTASVNNIVLISYDRYPSVSKAVSYRAQNTGILKIITQMVAVWVLAFLVNGPMILISESWRNNTKECEPGFVSRWYFITFTSFLEFLIPIILVVYFNIQIYWHLWKCGNLSRCLSHPGFTSASSTYSGHSSRHELDSRTSLPERKEAPASLCSERPGGKSSLLFSLRTHMNSNVIASKVGYLSHSDSIALHQREHLELLRARKLAKSLAILIDVFTVCWAPYSLYTVVLSTYSQEDQPKSGWYKIAFWLQWFNSLVNPILYPWCHKCFQKAFLKIFCVKKQSIPSYNQSVSS from the exons ATGATCTCCATTCCTCTGTACATCCCTCACACGCTGTTTGGCtggaattttggaaatgaaaccTGTGCATTTTGGCTCATTACTGACTATCTTTTGTGTACAGCGTCTGTGAATAACATTGTCCTCATCAGCTATGATCGGTATCCGTCAGTCTCGAAAGCT GTGTCTTATAGGGCTCAAAACACTGGGATCTTGAAGATTATTACTCAGATGGTGGCTGTTTGGGTGCTGGCCTTCTTAGTGAATGGGCCAATGATTCTGATTTCAGAGTCTTGGAGGAATAACACTAAGGAATGTGAACCTGGATTTGTTTCACGATGGTACTTCATCACCTTCACATCATTCTTGGAATTCTTGATTCCTATCATCTTAGTGGTTTATTTCAATATACAGATTTACTGGCACCTATGGAAGTGTGGGAATCTCAGTAGGTGCCTCAGCCATCCTGGGTTTACTTCTGCCTCTTCCACCTACTCTGGACACTCTTCCAGACATGAACTAGATTCACGGACATCTCTGCCTGAACGGAAGGAAGCACCTGCATCCCTTTGTTCAGAAAGACCAGGAGGAAAGAGCAGTCTCTTGTTTTCCTTAAGAACCCATATGAATAGCAATGTAATTGCTTCCAAAGTAGGTTACCTCTCCCATTCAGATTCCATAGCTCTTCACCAAAGGGAACATCTTGAACTGCTCAGGGCCAGGAAATTAGCGAAGTCACTGGCCATTCTCATAGATGTTTTTACCGTTTGTTGGGCTCCATATTCTCTATACACAGTTGTTCTTTCAACTTACTCCCAAGAGGATCAGCCTAAATCAGGTTGGTACAAAATTGCATTTTGGCTTCAGTGGTTCAATTCCCTTGTTAATCCTATTTTGTATCCCTGGTGCCACAAATGTTTTCAGAAGgctttcttgaaaatattttgtgtgaAAAAGCAATCCATACCATCATACAATCAATCAGTATCCTCTTGA